In the genome of Streptomyces globosus, one region contains:
- a CDS encoding nitrate- and nitrite sensing domain-containing protein, whose protein sequence is MRFRGKSIRRKIVALLLVPLVSLTALWGFSTVVTGRQALQLLDVAYVIDKVGYPIEDVVRVLQKERRQTLVVIGDPRASAATAELAKRRAATDRLVDRIGRNARDPEVVEELSPAANQRLTSILDALNGIGTLRRSVDQNTLDPNQALEMYSRLVDPCYDFLMNLHALENVEMDKQGRALVGITRARETLSREDAVIASALAARNVDAADLRQVSDLAANRRLLYSFNLAILPPAERDVFETYWNGPDTKPLRDAEERFLSGGPGKNPRSITAAQWDDAAGKVLDDLATMGTAAGDRYQERVEPVAVSVLVQAAVAGVLGFFALLASLFMSVRIGRDLIRDLSRLRKEAHEVSGVRLPAVMRRLAAGEHVDVETEAPRLEYEKDEVGQVGLALNTLQRAAVEAAVKQAELRKGVSEVFVNLARRNQVLLHRQLTLLDTMERRTEDAEELADLFRLDHMTTRMRRHAEGLVILSGAAPSRQWRRPVQLMDVVRAAVAEVEDYERIEVRRLPRLGIAGPAVADVTHLVAELLENATVFSPPHTAVQVHGERVANGFTLEIHDRGLGMNPEALLDANLRLAETPEFELSDTDRLGLFVVSRLARRHDVKVVLQPSPYGGTTAVVFLPAALLTEAPDTPGGGLRPGGAKHDRHGRPAGPGKRPAHTGPAVQHGAAGRPLPAADRRRPVELEAPLGTLGLDGADDTAALDEPAAGIAGLTGVGGRPAMATLDDETPPHGTPRSGLLGLRPADRQHPERRTARDREPLAPTGPVRLDGHRADPVRGPRPEAARSSGPVPLPRRRPTPTLVADHGRRVEPRPVSPVPPAPDRPEPEPEPRATQPEQAAPATGPGGLPRRVRQANLAPQLRSAPAPAPARPEPEPPAERDAEDVRTRMSALQRGWTAGRNTHAQQSETGAGTRAGRGPANENEGDGR, encoded by the coding sequence ATGCGCTTTCGCGGGAAGTCCATCCGCCGGAAGATCGTGGCGCTGCTGCTCGTGCCGCTCGTCTCCCTCACCGCCCTCTGGGGCTTCTCCACCGTCGTCACCGGCCGCCAGGCCCTGCAACTCCTCGACGTCGCCTACGTCATCGACAAGGTCGGCTACCCGATCGAGGACGTCGTCCGCGTCCTGCAGAAGGAGCGCCGCCAGACCCTTGTCGTCATCGGCGACCCCCGCGCCTCCGCCGCCACCGCCGAGCTCGCCAAGCGCCGCGCCGCCACCGACCGACTCGTCGACCGCATCGGCAGGAACGCCCGCGACCCCGAGGTCGTCGAAGAGCTCTCGCCGGCCGCCAACCAGCGCCTGACCTCCATCCTCGACGCCCTGAACGGCATCGGCACCCTGCGCCGCTCCGTCGACCAGAACACCCTGGACCCCAACCAGGCGCTGGAGATGTACAGCCGGCTCGTCGACCCCTGCTACGACTTCCTGATGAACCTCCACGCCCTGGAGAACGTGGAGATGGACAAGCAGGGCCGCGCCCTCGTCGGCATCACCCGCGCCCGCGAGACCCTCTCCCGCGAGGACGCCGTCATCGCCTCCGCACTCGCCGCGCGCAACGTCGATGCCGCCGACCTGCGCCAGGTCTCCGACCTCGCCGCGAACCGGCGCCTGCTGTACTCGTTCAACCTCGCCATCCTGCCCCCCGCCGAGCGGGACGTCTTCGAGACGTACTGGAACGGGCCCGACACCAAGCCCCTGCGCGACGCGGAGGAACGCTTCCTCTCCGGCGGCCCCGGCAAGAACCCCCGCAGCATCACCGCCGCCCAGTGGGACGACGCCGCCGGCAAGGTCCTCGACGACCTCGCCACCATGGGCACCGCCGCCGGCGACCGCTACCAGGAGCGCGTGGAGCCCGTCGCCGTCAGCGTCCTCGTCCAGGCCGCCGTCGCCGGCGTCCTCGGCTTCTTCGCGCTGCTCGCCTCCCTCTTCATGTCCGTCCGCATCGGCCGCGACCTGATCCGCGACCTCTCCCGGCTGCGCAAGGAGGCCCACGAGGTCTCCGGCGTCCGCCTCCCCGCCGTCATGCGCCGCCTCGCCGCCGGGGAGCACGTCGACGTCGAGACCGAGGCCCCCCGCCTGGAGTACGAGAAGGACGAGGTGGGCCAGGTCGGACTCGCCCTCAACACCCTCCAGCGCGCCGCCGTCGAGGCCGCCGTCAAGCAGGCCGAGCTCCGCAAGGGCGTCTCCGAGGTCTTCGTCAACCTCGCCCGCCGCAACCAGGTGCTGCTCCACCGCCAGCTCACCCTGCTCGACACCATGGAGCGGCGCACCGAGGACGCCGAGGAGCTCGCCGACCTCTTCCGCCTCGACCACATGACCACGCGCATGCGCCGCCACGCCGAGGGCCTCGTGATCCTCTCCGGCGCGGCCCCCTCCCGCCAGTGGCGCCGGCCCGTGCAGCTGATGGACGTCGTCCGCGCCGCCGTCGCCGAGGTCGAGGACTACGAGCGCATCGAGGTCCGCCGCCTGCCCCGCCTCGGCATCGCCGGCCCCGCCGTCGCCGACGTCACCCACCTCGTCGCCGAACTGCTGGAGAACGCCACCGTCTTCTCGCCGCCGCACACCGCCGTCCAGGTCCACGGCGAACGCGTCGCCAACGGCTTCACCCTGGAGATCCACGACCGCGGCCTCGGCATGAACCCCGAAGCACTCCTCGACGCCAACCTGCGCCTCGCCGAGACCCCCGAGTTCGAGCTCTCCGACACCGACCGCCTCGGCCTGTTCGTCGTCAGCCGCCTCGCCCGCCGCCACGACGTGAAGGTCGTCCTCCAGCCCAGCCCCTACGGCGGCACCACCGCCGTGGTGTTCCTGCCCGCAGCGCTGCTCACCGAGGCCCCCGACACCCCCGGCGGCGGACTGCGCCCCGGCGGCGCCAAGCACGACCGCCACGGCCGCCCCGCCGGCCCCGGCAAGCGGCCCGCGCACACCGGCCCGGCCGTGCAGCACGGAGCGGCCGGCCGGCCGCTGCCCGCCGCCGACCGGCGCCGCCCCGTCGAACTCGAAGCCCCCCTCGGCACGCTCGGCCTCGACGGCGCCGACGACACCGCCGCCCTCGACGAGCCCGCCGCGGGCATCGCCGGCCTCACCGGCGTCGGCGGCCGCCCCGCGATGGCGACCCTCGACGACGAGACGCCCCCGCACGGCACGCCCCGCAGCGGCCTGCTCGGCCTGCGCCCCGCCGACCGCCAGCACCCCGAGCGCCGGACGGCCCGCGACCGGGAACCGCTCGCCCCGACCGGCCCCGTCCGGCTGGACGGCCACCGCGCCGACCCGGTCCGCGGCCCCCGCCCCGAGGCCGCCCGCTCTTCGGGCCCCGTGCCGCTGCCGCGCCGCCGCCCCACGCCGACACTGGTGGCCGACCACGGCCGCCGGGTGGAGCCCCGCCCGGTCTCCCCGGTGCCACCCGCGCCGGACCGGCCGGAGCCGGAGCCGGAGCCGCGCGCGACGCAGCCGGAGCAGGCCGCCCCCGCCACGGGGCCCGGCGGACTGCCCCGGCGGGTCCGGCAGGCGAACCTCGCGCCGCAGCTGAGGTCCGCCCCCGCGCCCGCCCCCGCCCGGCCGGAGCCGGAGCCGCCGGCCGAGCGCGACGCCGAAGACGTACGCACCCGTATGTCCGCCCTCCAGCGAGGCTGGACGGCGGGCCGCAACACGCACGCACAGCAGTCCGAGACCGGGGCGGGCACCCGCGCCGGCCGCGGTCCCGCGAACGAGAACGAGGGGGACGGTCGATGA